The Cottoperca gobio chromosome 5, fCotGob3.1, whole genome shotgun sequence region TTTCTGGCTTCACACGAAGCCATCCTTAATTATGGTCCACTAGTAACCTATATGCGCATTCAACACATCACCATACAAACGAAAACGCCTTAATTATACAATTACCCCGTTTGCTCCTGCCTATTTGTCCGAGTTTCGGCGGACGTTTGTTCTGTGATCCATTGAAGAAGTTGTTGGTGTCTTGAAGACGACAGGTGAAGGAAAGGTGTCCCTCGTCGCCCTCATTTCCATAATGACTCATTTTTTCTTCGTTGAAAGGCAGCACTTCCGACATCTCCAAATGCGTCTTTATCACAAAGGCGcacaaactgaaatgtaaagCTCGTCGCCAAGCTTCAACTCGGTCGTCTACAACAAACAAAAGcgaggaagaaaaacaatgcTATCTGCTGACACGATCTACCCCTTTCTGTTTACCCCGAAGACACGTGTCTGTCTCCGTAGGTACGCCACAGAAATAACAGTAAATCAAAAATGTCCTCAATGTCCCCGCTCGTGGAGCTTCGGCAACATTATA contains the following coding sequences:
- the camk2n1a gene encoding calcium/calmodulin-dependent protein kinase II inhibitor 2-like encodes the protein MSEVLPFNEEKMSHYGNEGDEGHLSFTCRLQDTNNFFNGSQNKRPPKLGQIGRSKRVVIEDENGDDEAQKNGTEKTPAEA